The nucleotide window TGACCCCTGCTGATTCTGTGGGATGTGGCActggctccctgcccctctctggcctcagttgcTCTGACCCCACCATGAGATGAACAACTTCCAAGGCCTCTGTGGATCTGGGACTGATTATGCCTTACTTTGTGCCAGGGACAGTGTAGCTGGGGTCCCATTCGGGGATTGGGGCTTCCAGGCCCCACCTCACCAGCACCCCAGCTCTGCCCAATCCCACCCTCctcattcttctgttttctttcagaatGAAAAAGGCAGGCATTGACCTCCCTCTGAGGCAGTTTCAAGGTACTTTAGACACCCTCAAGTGTTTGAGATCCTCTCCGGTGGCCCTCCTAGAtttgcttcccttccctcttACTTCCAGAAACCCAGAATCCAGTCTAAACTCAGTCTGGCTCGCTGTGGACACAGCCCTCAGTTCCCTGCGCATATATTTATTGTGTCCTTTGTGGGACTGTAAATTATCAAACCGTGGCCTCAGGGCTGGGATTTCTCTGTGGCAatgtgggctgggctgggctgggctgtgggaGGCTGGCTTGCTTGCCGTGacttgtcttcctctgtgactgCTGCTGGGTTAGCAGGGCAGCCCTTCTCCACAGCCACACAGCTGCCTGCACCTCCTTGCAGAGACACATGTGCAGACTGAAAGCCAAGGCCAGGGAGGCTCTAGGGCACCCTCTGGGACCTGAACCCAGGCCTTCTGCTTCCCAGGCTGGAAGCCCCCCTCTGCCGGGCGGATGGAGATAATTCAGTTTCCAGCCTGCCACGTCACCTAGAGCTGGagtgggagcaggagcaggagcgcAGCTGTGTGGCTGCCTGAGGAATCCCAAACTAGTCATTTGGAGCTTGCTTGGAATGCCCCTCCCAGTCCTTTGAGGTTCTGGTTGGCTGTGGGTGGGGGCTGTCAAGATGGTGTCTGCCACGTGGCAGGGCCGTGAGCTGGGCTCCTTGACTGTCTCCTAATGGGATGCAAGTGGCCTCTGCCCGGGGTCTGTTCTCTGACATCAGCCGTATGAACTAGAGGTGGCCTTTGAATAGAGTAGCCATATGCTTGTTATCTTGGCATAACAATTAGCAGTGCCCCTGTTTCATGTCCTCAGGTGTCCTTGGTTGTACAATAATTCTATGGTCATTCTGCCTTTGAGACTCCGGGCCTGGTGGGGAAGGAGCTagggctgggaggaaggcagCCCGGGCCCTGGGATAGATCACCTCCCTGGTCTCTACTCTAGGTAGGGTACAGGTCTCTCTTGTGCCCTGcgtcctcccctcacccctttcCCCATGCATCCTTTGCTTCTCCTTTACACTGCACCTTCAAAGAGATGGCACCCCAGGCAGGGGGCCCTGCCCAGCTTCACAGGATGTCTGTAGCAGTGGAGTCTTCCCAGAAACCCAGTGCTCCTGCAGGCAGGCCAAAGTCCTGAGGGTCCTGCACCAGGATTCTGAATTTTCAGTCTGTCTTGAGGACCACGAGATGGGATCCGCCAGAGCAGTAGGATCCCAGCCTCCACCAGAGTTCCTTCCATCCCTTCCCTTTGCCCTGTCACCTCCTCTTCCATTCTGCCTGAAAGTAGGGAGGAAGCACCCCATGCAGAGACACTGTCCTGACTGGAAGGCAGTGAGGGGAGTGAGTGGAGGGAGGCTTGTTTTAGGGGCCACTGCTACCCTGGTTTGGGAAGGGTCTTGAGGGCAACCCTGAAGTCATAGAGCAGAGAGCCTGGGTGGCAGCGACTGTCAGATGGGAGGGCAGAATGGACCCTGAGATGGACCCAGCTTCCTGTGAACATCCGGCCAGCCTCTGGTGAAGGGGAGAGGGTGTCATTGCTCCTTTGAGCTGCCACTTACCCTCCTGCAGTATCCTTCCTCTCAGGAAACCTACCCCCTGCTCAGCTTTTGTCCTGGGGATTTCCCCTTCACTCCAGGGACCGGGGACTGCTGGGCAGGCATGTCCCTGCTAGGACACAGGCCTTGGGCTTGGAGACCTAGGCCGAGACAGCTGGGAAAATGGGGACTGGCCCTGAGAGAGGAGTGGACACACACTCAAGGTCACCTGTGGGGCAGCAGAGTAGAGCAACTGGGCTCCCCCACTTAATGAGTGAGCTAACCAGTGACTCATTAACATTCCAGGCCAGAAGGAAAGgcgtggggggaggagcaggcctTCAGCCTGTCCCAACAGGACATCCTTTGCCTAGACACCTGTGCTTCATGCAGACCCTCAGTCCCTCTGCCACTTTTTTCCCCACTGGAAACCACCccgggggcggggtgcggggggagGTATGAGATCAGAGCTAATCTTTATACAAACCGAGGACTCTTATGTCTGGCCAGGTGGCCCTGGTTTCTGTTCATTCAGGAACACCTGAGGCCTATTGTGTGCTTAGCCCTGGAGATACAGAGGGAAACCAGGCTGGCTAGATTTCCTGTCCTCTTGGAGGTCATGGACTAGTTAGGGATGGAGAGAAACGCATAATGAACGCATAAGActaaatgtctattcagtttaAGAAATCAGTAGAGTGGAGGTGGTGACTTTCTAGAAATCCTGCTTTGGATAACGGGGTCAGGGTAGGCAGAGTGAGTCCTCTGACCTGGGCAACCTTGAGTTAGGGCCAGAACTCTCTGGCTCCGATCTGCAGGGGACTTGGTGGCTGCTAGAAGGTTAGGGATGGTCATCGGGGAGGAACACCCAGGGCTTCAGGGCCACCCTCTCTGCAGCCCTCACAGGTCCTCCGTGGTGCCTCCAATCCGTCTCCCAGCCATGCGCTTCCTCCTGCTTCTCaacacctgctgcctcctggccGTGGTCCTGGCGGCCGAGGTGAAGAAGCCCGCGGCTGCAGCGGCCACCGGCTCTGCCGAGAAGCTGAGCCCCAAAGCGGCCACGCTGGCCGAGCGCAGCGCCGGCTTGGCCTTCAGCCTGTACCAGGCCATGGCCAAGGACCAGGCGGTGGAGAACATCCTGCTGTCACCCGTGGTAGTGGCCTCGTCCCTGGGGCTCGTGTCGCTGGGGGGCAAGGCCACCACGGCATCCCAGGCCAAGGCGGTGCTGAGCGCGGAGCAGCTGCGCGACGAGGAGGTGCACGCGGGCCTGGGCGAGCTGCTGCGATCGCTCAGCAACAGCACCGCGCGCAACGTGACGTGGAAGCTGGGCAGCCGCCTGTACGGGCCCAGCTCCGTCAGCTTCGCCGAGGACTTCGTGCGCAGCAGCAAGCAGCACTACAACTGCGAGCACTCCAAGATCAACTTCCGCGACAAGCGCAGCGCCCTGCAGTCCATCAATGAGTGGGCGGCGCAGACCACCGACGGCAAGCTGCCCGAGGTCACCAAGGACGTGGAGCACACGGATGGCGCGCTGCTGGTCAATGCCATGTTCTTCAAGCGTGAGTCTGGAGGCGAGGGGTGGCAGGGCACAGAGCCCTCAGCAGCCGGGGTGGGGGATGCAGCTCAGTGGGCGTTGCCCGAATGCCTGATGGGTGCCAGGGCAGAGGGCAGCCGTGGTGGTGGCTGAGCTGAGGGtcctccttttttgttgttgttgttttaagattttatttatttactagagagaacgagtggtggggtggggcagagggagagaagcaaccTCCCTGCTGAGCGGaaagtctgatgtggggctccatcccaggacctggagattatgacttgagctgaaggcagccacttaactgcctgagccacccaggtgcccccaaagggTCCTCCTTCTGAAGGCATTCCTCTGTTGTGTGGAACCAGCCAGGCCCTGAGCATAGAGAGCCGCAGCTTCAGGCAGCATGTCCGGGGGTgagcacccctgccccccaaagcGGGGGAGTATGTACTCTGTGGGCTGGATGCTCAGAGGGGTGGTGGGCTGCAGCTGAGTCCCAAAGACTGGAACAAAGGCTTGTGGCAGAGAGAAATCCAGGGGGGGTACAGTTGGAGGTCTGTGTCCCAAGTGTCCCCCCTGTTTCTGACCTGGTGTTCTGCTTCCACTACAGCACACTGGGACGAGAAGTTCCACCACAAGATGGTGGATAACCGAGGCTTCATGGTAACCCGTTCCTATACCGTGGGTGTCACGATGATGCACCGCACAGGTGGGCACCCTGGGAGCTGTGGGCCGAGGTGGGGGTATGCGGGTGCTTGCAGCCTGGCCTGCCCCTAGAGCAGCATGCCCAGTGCCCTCTCTGCTGCCCTCCTAGGCCTCTACAACTACTACGATGATGAGAAAGAGAAGCTGCAGATTGTGGAGATGCCCCTGGCCCACAAGCTCTCCAGCCTCATCATCCTCATGCCGCACCACGTGGAGCCCCTTGAGCGCCTTGAGAAGCTGCTGACCAAGGAGCAGCTGAAGATCTGGATGGGGAAGATGCAGAAAAAGGCTGTTGCCATCTCCCTGCCCAAGGGTGTGGTGGAGGTGACCCACGACCTACAGGTGAGGGGTGGCCCACCTTGGAGTCTGTAGGGCCTAGAGGAGATGGATGTTTGGGGCACCCATTCGTCAGCTCAGCAGGTCTGCCCTGGGCCTCTGTGGGTGTCCAGGCAGTACTGGGCactgctgggggaggagggatgggaccTGCCCTTTGGGAACATGAGGATGACCTCAGTAGCTAAATACACCTGGATGCCTGCCATATGCCAGACCCTCTTCTGAGCACTTCATATATATTCAACTTTTAATCCTCAAATTAGCTTCGTTAGGTAGGACCATCAAGCttcttagagatgaggaaactgagtcttaggAAGGCTGAAGAGCTTATCCAGAGTCACACACAGATGGTAGCTCTGGTGTCTGGCACCAGGCCACGTCCTGAATCTGTGCCATGTTGCCTCTGAGAATCTGAGGTGGCCCCAGTTGACACACTGGTCGAGCTGGACGGTTGTCCCCCACACGTCAGGAAGACTAACAGTGGCTGTCAGCAATGGGGCACTAGGGATGGCTGGAGACTGACTCCATGCACTCAACAGTGTTTTCCCCTCCTGACCATCCTGGGGCCGGGGGGTGGCCTGTGACTTGGAGAGAAGTTATGACTTGCCAAGGTACCCTTGGTTAGTAAGCAGTGGAGCTGTAGTGAGTCCTCAGGGTGAAAACTCAGGGTGGCCTTTTTGTCAGCCAGGAGAGACTTTTACCTGCTCAAAAGAGGAGGCTTTTATCTCATTCCTGCTTTCGGTGCCAGAAATGGTTCCTTGGCAAGCCTCTCCCTCACAGAATTAAGACCCGCTGCTGACACTGTGGACAGAAAGCTTGAGATGAAATGGGGCATAGGCTGCACACCACAGGCTAATGGCACTTGTGCAGTCTGTACTGTGGATCGTGCTGAGCTTTCCAGACAGGGGCCATGGCCATGTCCTTCCTGGGCCcgccccaggccctccccagctcctcctgCTGTGATGAGACTccattgcccccccccctttttttttccttgcatctTCCTGTAATCCTGGATGGACACACCAGTCACAGGGATACATTTAAGTTGAGAGACGTGAAGTGTGTGACTTGTAGAGGGTCATTGGAACTGGAATAGCCAGCTGGGCCTGGAACACAGGTCTCCGGACCCCCTGACCCTCAGGCCCACAGGTCAAGTGTGTGTTTGGCCCTGCCAGGGAGGTGGGCTGTTCTGCAGAAGCCAGACTGCAGCTGCTGGTGACTCAGGCTGCAGTCCTGCACTGCTGTGTTTTCCTCACCGAGAGtcagggaggaggtgggacctgggccctgccctgggagAGCTCTGAGCCAGGGGCAAGAGACAGACAGGCCTAGACATTGAAACAGAGAGAGGCTGGGGTGCTGAGCCCCAGGGAGGCAAGGCTTCCCGGAAGGTGGGGTGGTGAAAGCATCCTATAGGGATGCAGGTAGGCCATCGACACACCGTTGCACTTGCCAGTTGTTCAATAGACTCTTGGATAGAGAG belongs to Canis lupus baileyi chromosome 23, mCanLup2.hap1, whole genome shotgun sequence and includes:
- the SERPINH1 gene encoding serpin H1; amino-acid sequence: MRFLLLLNTCCLLAVVLAAEVKKPAAAAATGSAEKLSPKAATLAERSAGLAFSLYQAMAKDQAVENILLSPVVVASSLGLVSLGGKATTASQAKAVLSAEQLRDEEVHAGLGELLRSLSNSTARNVTWKLGSRLYGPSSVSFAEDFVRSSKQHYNCEHSKINFRDKRSALQSINEWAAQTTDGKLPEVTKDVEHTDGALLVNAMFFKPHWDEKFHHKMVDNRGFMVTRSYTVGVTMMHRTGLYNYYDDEKEKLQIVEMPLAHKLSSLIILMPHHVEPLERLEKLLTKEQLKIWMGKMQKKAVAISLPKGVVEVTHDLQKHLAGLGLTEAIDKNKADLSRMSGKKDLYLASVFHATAFEWDTEGNPFDQDIYGREELRSPKLFYADHPFIFLVRDTQSGSLLFIGRLVRPKGDKMRDEL